From one Myxococcales bacterium genomic stretch:
- a CDS encoding S8 family serine peptidase produces MRKISFLFFIIFFANYGSAYPGGMDLMMRSIVRKGEAATWSKTLPERGGIRLVPCLVKSKNAKDTIEFVEKSGGSATAITGSILSASIPIDMVKPLADREEVLFVEFSSPLSSKMDTARAAGNVADVQNGKGLGVKYKGKNVVIGVVDDGLDYGHPDFWDSSRVTRIQYLKQKIDDRTIECTKGSITGKSCEIEDGGQGFTHGTHVTGIAASSDSEYTGIAPQADIMFAFLDASDAYTSGELPTSFGASVVDSVAAIFEKADLLDKAAVVNLSLGTSLGAHDGTSLMEEGLTEQTGVGRIIVGAAGNEQVIPESFWPTRRPYIGGIHSSIAVGSKEAKGSRLAIWNGSSSTSSFVGGTMVDIWLDGNAGNCELSVYGYTEGRAVEDFTFAGLTSTSQAVLHAKNISFGEESSDTITAEDGSVKADIEIDPSDIRNDKPHATVLLYPAKSELGALLESMWFDIVIKSSSGECSGNMWLYYDHTSFHDFLKGIEGVAPDMAGSGKGAAYDLFDGDSLMTTTIPATAKGVIAVGSWLAEKPIGSGVSEWTGMNGKTYSQADIDSPGGLGSIVDDLSSFSSLGPTADARTKPDIVAPGEPIVSSKARESGVSSALKTNELHFKNAGTSMASPYIAGVVALLLERNNTLGVKEVRNALAEGASEAGMTKKTTDKRDSFGAGKINAVEVLDSVEEDTSAYKGTGDLESASGCSLTDSANLHRSAVFDLLLLILASTSLALLARIFRAAAFLRGRPSLHRRA; encoded by the coding sequence GTGCGTAAGATATCCTTCCTGTTTTTTATTATCTTTTTTGCGAACTATGGCAGCGCTTATCCCGGCGGCATGGATCTGATGATGAGGTCGATAGTTCGGAAGGGGGAAGCTGCGACATGGTCGAAGACGCTTCCCGAGCGTGGCGGAATACGACTGGTTCCCTGTCTCGTAAAATCCAAAAACGCGAAAGATACAATTGAGTTTGTAGAAAAAAGTGGCGGTTCAGCGACAGCGATAACAGGATCGATCCTTTCGGCATCGATACCCATCGATATGGTCAAGCCCTTGGCCGATAGAGAGGAAGTTTTATTCGTAGAGTTTTCATCCCCGCTTTCTTCAAAGATGGATACTGCGCGTGCAGCCGGTAACGTGGCAGATGTGCAAAACGGAAAAGGGCTCGGTGTGAAGTATAAGGGGAAGAATGTGGTTATCGGAGTTGTAGATGACGGTCTCGATTACGGCCATCCTGATTTTTGGGATTCTTCACGCGTTACGAGGATTCAATACCTGAAACAGAAGATTGACGACCGAACTATCGAGTGTACCAAGGGCTCAATAACGGGAAAATCATGTGAAATAGAGGATGGCGGACAGGGATTCACTCATGGAACCCACGTTACGGGAATAGCGGCGAGTTCCGATTCTGAATATACCGGGATAGCGCCGCAGGCGGATATCATGTTTGCATTTCTCGACGCCTCTGATGCCTATACCAGCGGTGAATTGCCAACATCTTTTGGTGCTAGCGTCGTCGATAGCGTCGCTGCGATTTTTGAAAAGGCAGACCTCCTTGACAAGGCCGCTGTTGTAAACTTGAGCCTTGGGACTTCCCTTGGAGCCCACGACGGGACATCGCTGATGGAAGAGGGGCTGACTGAACAAACAGGGGTTGGCAGAATAATCGTAGGCGCTGCCGGCAACGAACAGGTCATACCGGAATCTTTTTGGCCGACGCGAAGGCCCTACATAGGCGGAATACATTCTTCGATAGCAGTAGGTTCTAAAGAAGCAAAAGGTTCCAGGCTTGCTATATGGAACGGGTCAAGTAGTACTTCATCCTTCGTCGGTGGCACCATGGTTGATATATGGCTCGATGGAAATGCCGGCAATTGCGAGCTGTCCGTGTATGGATATACCGAAGGACGAGCAGTTGAAGACTTCACCTTCGCGGGACTCACCTCGACGAGCCAGGCCGTCCTCCATGCAAAGAATATTTCATTCGGTGAGGAGAGTTCCGATACGATTACAGCGGAGGACGGTTCGGTGAAGGCCGACATCGAAATTGATCCGTCGGATATAAGAAACGATAAGCCACACGCTACTGTGCTCCTTTATCCTGCCAAGAGCGAGCTTGGAGCGCTTCTCGAGAGCATGTGGTTTGATATAGTTATTAAATCTTCCTCCGGAGAATGCAGCGGAAATATGTGGCTTTATTACGATCACACCTCCTTTCATGATTTCTTGAAGGGGATCGAAGGTGTGGCGCCGGACATGGCTGGGAGTGGAAAGGGGGCGGCATACGATCTTTTCGACGGTGACAGCCTTATGACAACGACGATCCCTGCGACAGCAAAGGGAGTTATCGCAGTTGGCAGCTGGCTGGCGGAGAAACCTATCGGTTCAGGGGTCAGCGAATGGACTGGCATGAATGGTAAAACCTACAGCCAGGCGGATATAGATTCTCCTGGAGGTCTTGGTTCCATCGTCGATGACCTCTCTTCATTCTCAAGCCTCGGGCCTACCGCCGACGCCAGAACGAAGCCGGATATAGTCGCGCCGGGTGAACCTATAGTCTCTTCGAAGGCAAGGGAGAGCGGAGTTTCCAGCGCCCTCAAGACGAATGAACTTCATTTTAAAAATGCAGGAACATCGATGGCCTCGCCTTATATAGCCGGGGTTGTGGCGCTTCTTCTGGAAAGAAACAATACCCTTGGGGTGAAGGAAGTCAGGAATGCGCTGGCCGAGGGGGCCTCCGAGGCCGGGATGACGAAGAAAACAACCGACAAACGAGACAGCTTCGGAGCTGGAAAGATTAATGCTGTTGAGGTTCTTGATTCCGTAGAGGAGGATACGTCAGCATATAAAGGAACGGGGGATCTGGAAAGCGCGTCAGGATGTTCTCTCACTGATTCGGCGAATTTGCATCGCTCAGCGGTATTTGATCTTCTTCTTTTAATTCTGGCATCAACCAGTCTTGCGCTCTTGGCGAGAATATTCCGAGCAGCGGCCTTCTTACGAGGTAGACCTTCTCTTCATCGGCGCGCCTAA
- a CDS encoding GldG family protein gives MRRLQATISTAALLISLLAVNYLAARNPARWDLTSDKLYTLSKSTNEILNKLDDTVTVRMYFTSSIPPSLEPLRRGIEDILSEFKTAAHGKIKIEFIDPNTSATEEQKAALLGIPPVQLNVIEKDKQEVAKIYLGMAVMYKGRQQVIPVVRNVQNMEYDLTEAILKVSSENMPKVAWFEKTADSKSSFQLVKASLGRRYEVLDITDKNIGELDAKDFGVLVLASPPDFSKNEIAAIDGYLMDGGKIIAMIDRFIIGTDMGLEPFKSSAVDMLSHYGIDVDNSMVVDHSNAMAAFTGGPVTYHLPYPYWVEVRAGQFDPESPIVSDLQSVVLPWTSPLSISGAGEENEDQVLAYSSQLSTAVPADEIKTDPKTAGEALLDGKKESMPLIALAKGPFGSFIKKMSKGSSAESPSVSAILAVGTSRWIDDAFLENFPQNAAIFENAVDAFVMGEALIGIRSRFDTSRPIAMMPEGASAVFKFLNLAIGPAIMIAIGVVVWIFRKRKFSNLKRKYSK, from the coding sequence ACTTCAGGCAACAATTTCGACAGCGGCCCTCCTAATATCCCTATTGGCGGTGAACTACCTGGCGGCTCGAAACCCGGCCAGATGGGACCTGACCAGCGACAAGCTATACACCCTTTCCAAATCCACCAACGAGATATTGAACAAACTCGACGACACGGTGACTGTCAGGATGTATTTCACATCCTCGATCCCTCCTTCCCTTGAGCCGCTACGCAGAGGGATAGAGGACATACTATCTGAATTCAAAACCGCGGCGCACGGAAAAATAAAAATAGAATTCATAGACCCTAACACATCGGCCACCGAGGAACAGAAGGCCGCGCTGCTCGGCATCCCTCCGGTTCAGCTAAACGTCATCGAGAAGGACAAACAGGAAGTTGCAAAGATCTATCTTGGCATGGCCGTAATGTACAAAGGCAGGCAGCAGGTGATACCGGTTGTTAGAAACGTGCAAAACATGGAGTACGATCTCACGGAGGCGATACTCAAAGTCTCTTCCGAAAATATGCCCAAGGTCGCATGGTTCGAAAAAACCGCGGATTCAAAATCTTCTTTCCAGCTGGTAAAAGCGAGCCTTGGAAGGCGCTACGAAGTTTTGGATATAACCGATAAAAATATCGGAGAGTTAGACGCGAAGGATTTCGGAGTCCTCGTTCTGGCGTCCCCTCCGGATTTCTCGAAAAATGAGATCGCGGCCATCGACGGATACCTGATGGATGGCGGCAAGATCATCGCCATGATAGACCGCTTCATCATCGGAACCGACATGGGACTAGAGCCTTTTAAGTCCTCTGCGGTGGATATGCTTTCGCATTACGGAATTGACGTTGATAATTCTATGGTTGTGGATCACTCCAACGCGATGGCCGCATTTACAGGCGGACCCGTAACCTACCACCTCCCTTATCCTTACTGGGTTGAAGTTCGCGCGGGCCAGTTCGATCCGGAAAGCCCCATAGTGTCAGACCTGCAATCCGTAGTCCTTCCATGGACGAGCCCCCTTTCTATTTCCGGTGCCGGGGAGGAAAATGAAGATCAGGTCCTTGCATACTCCAGCCAGCTATCGACTGCCGTTCCGGCCGATGAAATAAAAACGGACCCGAAAACCGCAGGAGAGGCCCTGTTGGACGGGAAAAAAGAAAGCATGCCGCTGATAGCCTTGGCCAAAGGGCCATTCGGGAGCTTCATAAAAAAAATGAGTAAGGGGTCATCGGCCGAAAGTCCGTCTGTCTCAGCGATATTGGCCGTTGGGACCTCCCGATGGATAGATGACGCATTCCTCGAAAATTTTCCGCAAAATGCCGCTATCTTTGAAAACGCCGTCGACGCCTTCGTGATGGGAGAAGCGCTCATAGGAATAAGGTCTCGTTTCGACACCTCGAGGCCAATAGCGATGATGCCTGAGGGGGCCTCGGCCGTCTTCAAATTTCTAAACTTGGCGATAGGCCCTGCTATCATGATCGCGATTGGGGTCGTCGTGTGGATCTTTAGAAAAAGAAAGTTTTCCAACTTAAAGAGGAAATATTCGAAATGA